A genomic window from Silene latifolia isolate original U9 population chromosome Y, ASM4854445v1, whole genome shotgun sequence includes:
- the LOC141632458 gene encoding uncharacterized protein LOC141632458 — protein MWLLRGFSTFSATSGLALNNDKTDIYFSGISKELIEDIVKVSGFRIGTLPFKYLGAPISSKKISKFEGHKLIERIVQRIRSLGARKLSYAGRLRLVKSVLSTLHSYWASMFLIPSGIMNKVDSICRNFLWGGRDSYLKAPNINWNTCCKPKAEGGLGLKNAKLWNKALLGKYTSWLASKKDHLWVKWVNHVYMKGCDWKDYTAPTDCSWSWRKIMQVKDIFQIGYANNQWIAKLSGYSVADGYNWLRDTSPQVPWSHLCWNNLNVPRTSFIFWASQHGKLLTLDRLHKMGIVQSTVCFICGSETESHEHLFYKCEYSKRCMQLMQQKLHIQFHVEHMVKWYSLSRSRSGLQRMVTGACFVGLIYGIVHVRNCARLQQQVQLPGMLVNQVWKEVKDIWLHRNKRSLRNYDQLWIDSIS, from the coding sequence ATGTGGCTCTTGAGAGGATTCTCTACTTTTTCTGCTACTTCTGGGCTTGCTCTGAATAATGATAAGACTGATATCTATTTTAGTGGAATTAGTAAGGAACTTATTGAGGACATTGTCAAAGTTTCTGGTTTTAGAATTGGTACTCTGCCTTTTAAATATCTAGGTGCCCCAATTTCATCAAAGAAAATCTCCAAATTTGAGGGACATAAACTGATTGAGAGGATTGTTCAACGAATTAGAAGCTTGGGGGCAAGGAAGTTGTCTTATGCTGGCAGACTTAGGCTAGTTAAGTCAGTGCTTTCTACTTTACACTCCTATTGGGCTTCCATGTTTTTAATCCCATCTGGTATCATGAATAAGGTGGACTCTATTTGTAGGAATTTCTTATGGGGAGGAAGAGATTCTTACTTAAAAGCTCCTAATATAAATTGGAATACATGTTGTAAACCTAAAGCTGAAGGGGGTTTGGGTCTTAAGAATGCTAAGCTGTGGAACAAAGCTCTTCTTGGTAAATATACAAGCTGGCTTGCATCAAAAAAAGATCATTTATGGGTTAAGTGGGTTAaccatgtgtatatgaaagggTGTGATTGGAAAGATTATACTGCTCCTACTGATTGTAGTTGGTCCTGGAGAAAAATTATGCAAGTGAAGGATATTTTTCAGATAGGCTATGCTAACAATCAGTGGATTGCCAAGCTTTCTGGATATTCAGTAGCTGATGGTTATAACTGGCTAAGAGACACTTCTCCTCAGGTTCCTTGGAGTCATTTGTGCTGGAATAATTTGAATGTGCCCCGAACTTCCTTTATTTTTTGGGCCTCTCAGCATGGTAAACTTCTTACCCTTGACAGATTGCATAAGATGGGTATTGTTCAGTCTACTGTATGTTTTATCTGTGGGTCTGAGACAGAAAGTCATGAACATCTGTTCTATAAATGTGAGTATAGTAAAAGATGTATGCAGCTGATGCAGCAGAAACTCCACATTCAGTTTCATGTAGAGCATATGGTGAAATGGTATTCCTTGAGTAGATCTAGAAGCGGCTTACAAAGGATGGTCACTGGTGCTTGTTTTGTTGGATTGATTTATGGGATTGTGCATGTCAGAAATTGTGCTAGATTGC